In Candidatus Zixiibacteriota bacterium, the following proteins share a genomic window:
- a CDS encoding YbaB/EbfC family nucleoid-associated protein: MAQGMPGMGNLLKQAQEMQARIAKVQEELAHKTVEGSAGGGMVRVTVNGQLTVSAVKIDPAALNPEDREMLEDLVLAAINDGMRKAREMASAEMSKITGGFKIPGLSL, from the coding sequence ATGGCGCAAGGCATGCCCGGAATGGGCAACCTGCTCAAGCAGGCGCAGGAGATGCAGGCGCGGATCGCAAAAGTCCAGGAAGAGCTGGCCCACAAGACGGTGGAGGGCTCGGCGGGTGGCGGGATGGTGCGGGTAACGGTGAACGGCCAGCTCACGGTCTCGGCGGTCAAGATCGATCCCGCGGCGCTCAATCCCGAGGACCGGGAAATGCTCGAGGATCTCGTTCTGGCGGCGATCAACGACGGGATGCGCAAGGCGCGGGAAATGGCCTCGGCCGAAATGAGCAAGATCACCGGAGGATTCAAGATTCCAGGACTGTCGCTATGA
- the recR gene encoding recombination mediator RecR — protein sequence MSSYPAPLERLIQELSKLPGIGEKSAARLAFHMLRGRKEDVFSLADSIARLRKEMGLCRCCFGFSEADPATGEAALCAICRSDRRERDKICVVEDPADLIAVERSQEFRGLYHVLHGTISPLDGVGPEALRIKELLERLKSEPVREVIVATNPTMDGEATALYLSKVIKPLGIAVTRIARGLPMGGDLEYTDAVTLSKALEGRREI from the coding sequence ATGAGCAGCTACCCCGCTCCGCTCGAACGGTTGATTCAGGAGCTTTCCAAGCTTCCCGGCATCGGGGAGAAGTCGGCGGCGCGCCTCGCTTTTCACATGCTCCGGGGACGCAAGGAAGATGTTTTCAGCCTGGCCGACAGCATCGCCCGCCTGCGCAAGGAGATGGGGCTGTGCCGGTGCTGCTTCGGCTTCAGCGAGGCCGACCCTGCAACCGGAGAGGCAGCGCTCTGCGCGATCTGCCGCAGCGATCGGCGCGAGCGGGACAAGATCTGCGTGGTCGAGGATCCGGCCGACCTGATCGCGGTCGAGCGGTCGCAGGAGTTCCGCGGCCTCTACCACGTGCTGCACGGCACCATCTCGCCTCTCGACGGAGTGGGGCCGGAAGCCCTCCGGATCAAGGAGCTGCTGGAGCGGTTGAAGAGCGAGCCGGTCCGGGAGGTGATCGTGGCCACCAATCCCACGATGGACGGAGAGGCGACGGCCCTCTACCTGTCGAAGGTAATCAAGCCGTTGGGAATCGCGGTCACACGGATCGCGCGGGGGTTGCCGATGGGCGGCGACCTCGAATATACGGATGCCGTGACCCTGAGCAAGGCCCTGGAGGGGCGGCGGGAGATTTGA
- the bamE gene encoding outer membrane protein assembly factor BamE codes for MRTKSFWRSAAVCLLLSGCLYVGRDFPTTPVKSIENNVTTQREIFAHFGEPLRKGLENGYETWTYSYQYYELGQLRDSKELHIVFNKDQTVRSYSFTSR; via the coding sequence GTGAGGACGAAATCCTTCTGGAGATCGGCGGCGGTTTGCCTGCTGCTTTCGGGTTGTCTCTACGTCGGGCGCGATTTCCCGACCACGCCGGTCAAGAGCATCGAGAACAACGTCACGACCCAGCGCGAGATCTTCGCCCACTTCGGCGAGCCACTGCGGAAGGGGCTGGAAAACGGCTACGAAACCTGGACCTACTCCTATCAGTATTACGAGTTGGGCCAGCTCCGGGATTCCAAGGAGCTGCACATCGTCTTCAACAAGGATCAGACCGTCCGGAGCTATTCCTTCACCTCGCGCTGA
- a CDS encoding inorganic phosphate transporter — protein sequence MTESLFAILPVILLILAAEFVNGWTDAPNAIATVVSTRVLSPYQALAMATFFNALGAISGTAVAATIGKDIVKPEVINLTTVGAAMVGIICWSTLAWYYGLPTSESHALIAGLTGAGLATAGPSALLWSGWSKVLIGLVFSTFLGFLGGLLIMGALYRFFAGSRPGSVRLVFGRLQILSAAFMAFSHGSNDGQKFIGVFSLALLLGGIVPEFTTPTWVILVCAATMAIGTAVGGWRIVRTMGLRLTRLEPVHGFAAETGAALTIEVATRLGIPLSTTHTINTSIIGVGATRRFSAVRWGVTLEIAAAWILTFPVCGAIGWLSAKAFLWLQ from the coding sequence ATGACCGAATCGCTTTTCGCCATCCTGCCGGTGATCCTGCTGATCCTGGCCGCCGAATTCGTGAACGGGTGGACCGACGCTCCCAACGCGATCGCTACCGTGGTCTCGACCCGCGTGCTCTCGCCCTACCAGGCCCTGGCGATGGCGACGTTCTTCAACGCCCTGGGCGCGATCTCGGGGACGGCGGTGGCCGCGACCATCGGAAAGGACATCGTCAAGCCGGAAGTCATCAATCTCACGACCGTCGGGGCCGCCATGGTGGGCATTATCTGTTGGAGCACCCTCGCCTGGTACTACGGTCTGCCGACGAGCGAAAGCCATGCCCTGATCGCCGGTCTGACCGGCGCCGGGCTGGCCACCGCAGGCCCTTCCGCCCTGCTGTGGAGCGGCTGGAGCAAGGTGCTGATCGGGCTCGTCTTCTCGACCTTTCTCGGCTTCCTGGGCGGGCTCCTGATCATGGGGGCGCTCTACCGCTTCTTCGCCGGCAGCCGCCCGGGATCGGTGCGCCTGGTTTTCGGCCGGCTGCAAATCCTTTCGGCCGCATTCATGGCCTTCAGCCACGGCTCCAACGACGGCCAGAAGTTCATCGGCGTCTTCAGCTTGGCCTTGCTTCTCGGTGGAATCGTTCCGGAATTTACGACGCCTACCTGGGTGATTCTCGTCTGCGCCGCCACCATGGCGATCGGAACCGCGGTCGGCGGCTGGCGTATCGTCCGCACGATGGGGCTCAGGCTGACCAGGCTGGAGCCGGTGCACGGATTTGCCGCCGAGACCGGAGCGGCGCTCACGATCGAGGTGGCGACGCGCCTCGGCATCCCGCTGAGCACGACTCACACGATCAACACCAGCATCATCGGGGTAGGAGCGACCCGTCGCTTCTCGGCGGTCCGCTGGGGGGTAACCCTGGAGATAGCAGCCGCCTGGATCCTGACGTTCCCCGTCTGCGGCGCGATCGGCTGGCTGTCAGCGAAGGCGTTCCTGTGGTTGCAGTAG
- a CDS encoding DUF47 family protein: MFKFIPNQDKFFDLFKEAAQNTLTGARALKQMFDEGQNFQESWKKIKEIEHEGDRLTHRTIRTLNQTFITPIDSEDIHALATALDNVTDAIEAAASRVVLYKIQKIAPEALELSEIVVSSTEQLVKAISHMPRLEDIDDYCIEINRLENAADEIYRKAIEALFDHDRPPLEVIKWQDIFDILESATDRCEDVANILESIGLKNA, translated from the coding sequence ATGTTCAAGTTCATTCCCAATCAGGACAAGTTCTTCGATCTTTTCAAGGAAGCGGCGCAAAACACCCTTACCGGAGCGCGGGCGCTCAAGCAGATGTTCGACGAAGGGCAGAATTTCCAGGAGTCGTGGAAAAAGATCAAGGAGATCGAGCACGAGGGCGACCGCCTCACCCACCGGACGATCCGCACGCTCAACCAGACGTTCATCACTCCCATCGACAGCGAGGACATCCATGCTCTGGCCACCGCGCTGGACAACGTGACGGACGCCATCGAGGCGGCCGCTTCCCGGGTGGTTCTGTACAAGATCCAGAAGATCGCCCCCGAGGCCCTGGAGCTCTCGGAAATCGTGGTCAGCAGCACCGAGCAGCTCGTCAAAGCCATCTCTCACATGCCCAGGCTCGAGGACATCGACGACTACTGCATCGAGATCAACCGCCTCGAAAACGCCGCCGACGAGATCTACCGCAAGGCGATCGAAGCCCTCTTCGACCACGATCGGCCGCCGCTCGAGGTCATCAAGTGGCAGGACATCTTCGACATCCTGGAATCCGCCACGGACCGCTGCGAGGACGTCGCCAACATCCTGGAAAGCATCGGGCTGAAGAACGCCTGA
- a CDS encoding ATP-binding protein yields the protein MRRRWNNSLAFKFFFSYFVVTLLLFAGFYLYSAPLLRRFYVSHLSLRMEQEGRVLARVLPPRPDPGSLDAEARRLGRELRARVTVIAPDGRVLGDSDEPSQTMENHAFRPEVIEALRSGAGAATRYSTTVRYQMLYQAVRDGSGAQARIIRIAMPLSDVESVIASVRRTLLLGLLAVSGLGLLLALGFSRLLGRRIKRLVDFSLELARGSFPQNFFSRGRNDEIDVLEQHLSEMSASIRDHFEQLVAEKEKIASILRCMVEGVLVLDRNGNILLINEPAARMLHAETGRDLAGTSVLELSRRPELLAIVRGALGFDFERGLYSRELELKDGCWVRVNATGLLNGRGAVLGSILVFHDITELKRLEAVRSDFVANVSHELRTPLTAIRGYVETLLRSPPADPEVARTFLGIVDRHSERLSRLTEELLILADLESGKMRIARRPIDVAQLIQRALEVFADRASKKNVGLEHRLEPDLPPVLGDLDRLEQVLINLIDNAIKYTDAGGEIVVSAARARGEDRIEIAVADTGCGIPEQDLPRITERFYRVDKARSRELGGTGLGLAIVKHIVQALDGRLRIESAVRKGTTVRVDLPAATQRNRGNVLFLCTGNSCRSQMAEGFARRCAADGTRIYSAGTRPKGIHPLTVRVMNEAGVDISGQSSKSLEAVPVSEIDLVVTLCGESDEECPVPAGTAPRMHWPLPDPVAVQGDEETVLAAFRKVRDEIRARVEELFGCVPSR from the coding sequence ATGAGAAGGCGCTGGAACAATAGCCTCGCTTTCAAGTTCTTCTTCTCGTATTTCGTCGTCACGCTGCTGCTGTTCGCGGGATTCTACCTGTACTCGGCGCCGCTGCTGCGCCGATTCTACGTTTCCCATTTGAGCCTGCGAATGGAGCAGGAGGGACGCGTGCTGGCGCGCGTCCTGCCGCCGCGGCCGGACCCGGGCTCGCTCGATGCGGAGGCCCGCCGGCTGGGGCGGGAGCTCCGGGCGCGCGTCACTGTCATCGCCCCGGACGGCCGCGTGCTCGGCGACTCGGACGAGCCGTCGCAAACGATGGAGAACCATGCCTTCCGGCCCGAGGTGATCGAAGCGCTGCGCTCGGGAGCCGGTGCCGCGACGCGCTACAGCACCACGGTCCGCTACCAGATGCTCTACCAGGCCGTGCGCGACGGCTCCGGAGCGCAGGCGCGCATCATCCGCATCGCCATGCCCCTGAGCGACGTCGAAAGCGTGATCGCCTCGGTCCGGCGCACCCTGCTGCTCGGCCTGCTCGCGGTCTCCGGTCTGGGCCTGCTTCTCGCCCTCGGCTTTTCCCGGCTCCTCGGCCGACGGATCAAGCGTCTGGTCGATTTCTCGCTCGAGCTGGCCAGGGGATCGTTTCCGCAGAACTTCTTCTCCCGCGGGCGCAACGACGAGATCGACGTCCTCGAGCAGCACCTCAGCGAAATGAGCGCCAGCATCCGCGACCACTTCGAGCAGCTCGTGGCCGAGAAGGAAAAGATCGCCTCCATTCTCCGCTGCATGGTGGAGGGAGTCCTGGTTCTGGACCGCAATGGAAATATCCTGCTCATCAACGAGCCGGCCGCGCGCATGCTGCACGCCGAGACCGGGCGCGACCTCGCCGGCACCTCGGTTCTCGAGCTCTCGCGCCGTCCCGAGCTCCTCGCGATCGTCCGCGGCGCCCTCGGGTTCGATTTCGAGCGCGGCCTCTACTCGCGCGAGCTGGAGCTGAAGGACGGCTGCTGGGTGCGGGTGAACGCCACCGGCCTGCTCAACGGCCGGGGGGCGGTGCTGGGCTCGATCCTCGTCTTTCACGACATCACCGAGCTCAAGCGGCTCGAGGCCGTGCGTTCGGATTTCGTCGCCAACGTCTCGCATGAGCTGCGCACCCCGCTGACCGCGATCCGCGGCTACGTCGAGACGCTCCTGCGATCGCCTCCCGCCGATCCCGAGGTCGCCCGGACGTTTCTCGGCATCGTCGACCGCCATTCCGAACGCCTGAGCCGGCTTACCGAGGAGCTGTTGATACTCGCCGATCTCGAATCCGGAAAGATGCGGATCGCGCGGCGGCCGATCGATGTCGCCCAGCTCATCCAGCGCGCGCTGGAGGTCTTCGCCGATCGGGCGTCGAAGAAGAACGTCGGCCTCGAGCACCGTCTCGAGCCCGATCTGCCGCCGGTGCTCGGCGACCTCGATCGCCTGGAGCAGGTGCTCATCAACCTGATCGACAACGCGATCAAGTACACCGACGCGGGCGGCGAGATCGTCGTCTCCGCCGCCCGCGCCCGCGGCGAGGATCGAATCGAGATCGCCGTCGCCGATACCGGTTGCGGCATCCCGGAACAGGACCTGCCGCGAATCACCGAGAGATTCTACCGGGTGGACAAGGCCCGCTCTCGCGAGCTGGGCGGCACAGGTCTCGGCCTGGCGATCGTCAAGCACATCGTCCAGGCGCTCGACGGCCGCCTGCGGATCGAAAGCGCGGTGCGCAAGGGAACCACCGTCCGGGTCGACCTGCCGGCCGCGACCCAGCGCAACCGCGGCAACGTGTTGTTCCTCTGCACCGGGAATTCCTGTCGCAGCCAGATGGCGGAGGGCTTCGCCCGGCGTTGCGCCGCGGACGGGACCAGGATCTACAGCGCCGGGACCCGTCCCAAGGGCATCCATCCGCTCACCGTGCGGGTCATGAACGAGGCCGGGGTCGACATCAGCGGCCAGAGCTCCAAGTCGCTGGAAGCCGTGCCGGTTAGCGAGATCGATCTCGTGGTGACCCTTTGCGGCGAGAGCGACGAGGAGTGCCCGGTGCCCGCGGGCACCGCTCCCCGGATGCACTGGCCGCTTCCAGATCCGGTGGCCGTCCAGGGCGACGAGGAAACCGTTCTCGCCGCTTTCCGGAAGGTGCGCGACGAGATCCGCGCCCGCGTCGAGGAGCTCTTCGGCTGCGTTCCGTCCCGCTAA
- a CDS encoding response regulator transcription factor, translated as MTGSGKKILVVEDEPDIRKLVRYNLAQERFEVLEAEDGEQALRILQREKPRLVILDLMLPGLSGLELCRILRDRPKTARLPILMLTAKGGEADRVVGLEMGADDYLPKPFSPREMVARVRAILRRAEPAPAGTPEQAYENGALRIDFATYEVFVGGKPVRLTLKEFELLRFFVQNPNRVLSRDQLLDRVWGAETYVTPRTVDVHIRRLRKAIEKDDRRPKWIVTLRGVGYKFDEKALEQ; from the coding sequence ATGACCGGTTCGGGGAAAAAGATCCTGGTCGTCGAAGACGAACCCGACATTCGAAAGCTGGTCCGGTACAATCTCGCCCAGGAGCGGTTCGAGGTCCTGGAGGCCGAAGACGGAGAGCAGGCGCTGCGCATCCTGCAGCGGGAGAAGCCCCGGCTCGTCATTCTCGATCTGATGCTGCCGGGGCTATCGGGCCTGGAGCTCTGCAGGATCCTGCGCGACCGGCCCAAAACCGCGAGGCTCCCGATTCTGATGCTCACCGCAAAGGGGGGCGAGGCGGACCGGGTCGTCGGGTTGGAGATGGGCGCCGACGATTACCTGCCCAAACCCTTCAGCCCGCGCGAGATGGTCGCGCGCGTCCGCGCCATCCTGCGCCGGGCCGAGCCCGCGCCGGCCGGAACCCCGGAGCAGGCCTACGAAAACGGCGCGCTGCGAATCGACTTCGCCACCTACGAGGTGTTCGTCGGCGGGAAGCCGGTCCGGCTCACGTTGAAGGAGTTCGAGCTGCTTCGTTTTTTCGTCCAGAACCCGAACCGAGTCTTGAGCCGGGACCAGCTCCTCGATAGGGTCTGGGGAGCGGAAACATACGTGACGCCGCGCACCGTCGACGTTCACATCCGACGCCTTCGAAAAGCGATCGAAAAGGACGACCGCCGGCCGAAATGGATCGTCACCTTGCGAGGCGTCGGTTACAAGTTCGATGAGAAGGCGCTGGAACAATAG
- the phoU gene encoding phosphate signaling complex protein PhoU, with translation MRAEHTDKKYEEDLKKLRENILTMGGLVEEQIHKAVKSLVERDSALAEAIIERDHEVNRLDVEIDELCIRLLALHQPAARDLRFITTGLKITTDLERIGDMAVNICERALELNQEPQLKPYIDIPRMAQISERMIRESLDAFVREDTDLALKVCKEDEEVDQLNSQIFREVISFMIADPLTINRAMKVSSISRYLERIADHATNIAEMVIFMVKGKSIRHLKELPPSV, from the coding sequence ATGCGTGCCGAGCACACGGACAAGAAGTACGAGGAGGACCTCAAGAAGCTTCGCGAGAACATTCTCACCATGGGCGGGCTGGTCGAGGAGCAGATCCACAAAGCGGTGAAATCCCTGGTGGAGCGCGACTCGGCCCTGGCCGAGGCGATCATCGAGAGGGACCACGAGGTCAACCGCCTCGACGTCGAGATCGACGAGCTTTGCATCCGGCTGCTCGCGCTCCATCAGCCCGCCGCCAGGGACCTCCGCTTCATCACCACGGGCCTCAAGATCACCACCGATCTCGAACGGATCGGCGACATGGCGGTCAACATCTGCGAGCGCGCGCTCGAGCTCAACCAGGAGCCGCAGCTCAAGCCGTACATCGACATCCCGCGGATGGCGCAGATCAGCGAGCGCATGATCCGCGAAAGCCTCGACGCGTTCGTGCGCGAAGACACGGACCTCGCGCTCAAGGTCTGCAAGGAGGACGAAGAGGTCGACCAGCTCAACAGCCAGATCTTTCGCGAGGTCATCAGCTTCATGATCGCGGATCCGCTCACCATCAACCGGGCGATGAAGGTCAGCTCGATCTCCCGCTACCTGGAGCGGATCGCCGACCACGCCACGAACATCGCCGAAATGGTGATCTTCATGGTCAAGGGCAAGAGCATCCGGCACCTGAAGGAGCTGCCGCCGTCGGTCTGA
- the pstB gene encoding phosphate ABC transporter ATP-binding protein PstB — MNLSGLAKPKVPVSGAAAPSERSAAAPAKRPNPLIQVSDLDVFYGTTQALKSVSVEIVEKKATAFIGPSGCGKTTLLRCLNRMNDLIADVRITGTVRLGGIDIYAPSTDVIRLRRRVGMIFQKWNPFPKSIYENVVYGLRIAGINDRSTLDGVVEKNLRRAALWDEVKDNLHKSASELSGGQQQRLCIARALAVEPEVLLMDEPCSALDPISTAKIEELIHELKETFTIVIVTHNMQQAARVSDYTAFFYLGELVEFGDTAKLFTNPEKRQTEDYITGRFG; from the coding sequence ATGAATTTGTCCGGCTTGGCGAAGCCGAAGGTCCCCGTGTCCGGAGCCGCAGCTCCGAGCGAAAGGTCGGCAGCAGCGCCGGCGAAGAGGCCGAACCCGCTCATCCAGGTGAGCGATCTCGACGTGTTCTACGGAACGACGCAGGCGCTCAAATCCGTCAGCGTGGAGATCGTCGAAAAAAAAGCGACCGCCTTCATCGGTCCCTCGGGCTGCGGGAAGACCACCCTTCTGCGCTGCCTGAACCGCATGAACGACCTCATCGCCGACGTCCGGATCACGGGAACGGTCCGGCTCGGCGGAATCGACATCTACGCTCCTTCGACCGACGTGATCCGCTTGCGGCGGCGTGTCGGAATGATCTTTCAAAAATGGAATCCTTTTCCGAAGAGTATCTACGAGAACGTCGTCTACGGGTTGCGCATCGCGGGGATCAACGACCGGAGCACCCTCGACGGGGTCGTGGAGAAAAATCTGAGGCGAGCCGCCCTGTGGGACGAGGTCAAGGACAATCTGCACAAGAGCGCTTCCGAGCTCTCCGGCGGCCAGCAGCAGCGCCTCTGCATCGCCCGCGCTCTCGCCGTGGAGCCCGAAGTTCTCCTCATGGACGAGCCCTGCTCCGCCCTGGACCCGATATCGACCGCGAAAATCGAGGAGCTGATCCACGAGCTGAAGGAGACTTTCACGATCGTGATCGTGACCCACAACATGCAGCAGGCCGCCCGAGTCTCCGACTATACGGCTTTCTTCTACCTCGGGGAGTTGGTAGAATTCGGCGACACGGCAAAGCTCTTCACCAACCCGGAGAAGCGGCAGACCGAGGACTACATCACGGGTCGGTTCGGCTGA
- the pstA gene encoding phosphate ABC transporter permease PstA: MRNIEKNIARRKALDALFAIVGLLATFVGMITLAALVVDLAVDGAGRLSLKFFTSFPSRFPSEAGILSAWVGTTLVMLVTAVTAVPVGVAAGVYLEEYAPKNWLSALIEINIANLAGVPSIVYGLMALGLFVYQLNLGHSILTAGLTLALLILPIVIVATREAVRAVPATIREAAYALGATRWQTIRDHVLPYSTGGILTGVIIALSRAIGETAPLITIGALTFIAFLPEPPLKAEFPFVSFDWLMSPFTVMPIQMFNWMSRPQHEFHVNAAAAGLVLMAMTLAMNAFAIYLRHRFRKRIKW; encoded by the coding sequence ATGAGAAACATCGAGAAAAACATCGCCCGGAGAAAAGCCCTCGACGCTCTCTTCGCGATCGTCGGGCTGCTCGCGACGTTCGTCGGCATGATCACCCTGGCCGCGCTGGTCGTGGATCTCGCGGTCGACGGCGCAGGCCGCCTGTCGCTGAAGTTCTTCACCTCCTTCCCGTCGCGCTTTCCTTCCGAAGCCGGGATCCTTTCCGCCTGGGTCGGGACCACTCTGGTCATGCTGGTGACGGCCGTTACCGCGGTTCCCGTCGGTGTCGCCGCGGGCGTTTATCTCGAAGAATACGCGCCCAAGAACTGGCTCAGCGCGCTGATCGAGATCAACATCGCCAACCTCGCCGGGGTTCCTTCCATCGTGTACGGGCTGATGGCGCTCGGTCTGTTCGTCTATCAGCTCAACCTCGGCCACAGCATCTTGACGGCCGGCCTCACGCTCGCGCTGTTGATCCTGCCCATCGTCATCGTGGCCACGCGCGAAGCGGTCCGGGCGGTCCCCGCGACTATCCGCGAAGCCGCGTACGCCCTGGGAGCAACCCGGTGGCAAACGATTCGGGACCACGTTCTTCCTTACTCGACGGGCGGCATTCTCACCGGCGTGATCATCGCTCTGTCCCGTGCGATCGGCGAGACGGCCCCGTTGATCACGATCGGGGCCCTGACGTTCATCGCTTTCCTGCCGGAACCGCCGCTCAAAGCGGAATTTCCGTTCGTCTCGTTCGACTGGCTCATGTCGCCTTTCACCGTCATGCCGATCCAGATGTTCAACTGGATGTCGCGCCCGCAGCACGAGTTCCACGTGAACGCCGCCGCGGCCGGCCTTGTCTTGATGGCGATGACCCTGGCCATGAACGCCTTCGCGATCTATCTGCGCCATCGCTTCCGCAAGCGGATCAAGTGGTGA
- the pstC gene encoding phosphate ABC transporter permease subunit PstC, with the protein MSRLKGRRIRERIIELFLFLAALSSVAITVGIVGVLLYESERFFRHVSLVDFLTDTQWTVLFADPHYGILPLVAGTAVTSAIALLVALPLGTVIAIYLSEYAHVKAREILKPVLELLSAVPTVVFGYFALLFVTPLLQRVLPDLPGFNMLSAGIVIGIMIVPYVSSLSEDAMKAVPAHIREGSYAMGATRLQTAVRVVVPSAFSGIASAYVLGFSRAVGETMIVAVAAGTQPSLTLNPTQGAATITAYIVQVSLGDLPHGTVAYQSIFAAGLTLMVMTLAFNIAGYLLRKRFREKY; encoded by the coding sequence ATGTCGCGACTGAAGGGGCGGCGAATCCGCGAGCGGATCATCGAGCTTTTCCTGTTCCTCGCCGCCTTGTCGTCGGTCGCCATCACCGTCGGCATCGTCGGCGTCCTCCTCTACGAGTCCGAACGGTTCTTCCGGCATGTCTCGCTGGTCGATTTCCTCACCGACACCCAGTGGACCGTGTTGTTCGCCGATCCTCACTACGGTATCCTGCCTCTGGTCGCCGGCACCGCCGTGACTTCCGCAATCGCCCTGCTGGTGGCCCTGCCCCTTGGAACCGTCATCGCCATCTACCTGAGCGAGTACGCTCACGTAAAGGCGCGGGAAATCCTCAAGCCGGTCCTGGAGCTCCTCAGCGCGGTACCGACGGTGGTCTTCGGCTACTTCGCCCTGCTTTTCGTCACTCCCCTGCTGCAGCGGGTGCTACCCGACTTGCCGGGCTTCAACATGCTGAGTGCCGGCATCGTGATCGGCATCATGATCGTTCCCTACGTCAGCTCGCTCAGCGAAGACGCCATGAAAGCCGTACCGGCCCACATCCGGGAAGGCTCGTATGCGATGGGAGCGACCCGCCTGCAGACCGCCGTGCGGGTGGTCGTTCCCTCGGCCTTCTCGGGAATCGCCTCGGCTTACGTTCTCGGCTTTTCCCGCGCGGTCGGAGAGACCATGATCGTTGCCGTCGCGGCGGGCACCCAGCCCAGCCTGACGCTGAACCCGACGCAAGGCGCGGCAACGATCACCGCCTATATCGTTCAGGTGAGCCTGGGCGACCTGCCTCACGGCACCGTCGCCTACCAGAGCATCTTCGCCGCCGGGCTCACCCTGATGGTGATGACGCTGGCCTTCAACATCGCAGGCTACCTGCTGCGGAAACGCTTCAGGGAAAAATATTAG